One region of Populus trichocarpa isolate Nisqually-1 chromosome 4, P.trichocarpa_v4.1, whole genome shotgun sequence genomic DNA includes:
- the LOC18097326 gene encoding uncharacterized protein LOC18097326: MALSISRRVLRSFGSLSGFGRCGDSSSLTRQSFRASHDLYGHVSGDCLFSAESSSFIKGAVSSLAHRRLSTSNVTSESTDGSFPSDLLSAKNVVTPQREIGLYQDLVIPVTNFHNEDKGLMVLAGDVFDVPIRKDIIHRVVRWQLAKRQQGTHSTKTISEVSGTGRKPYRQKGTGRARHGTLRGPQFRGGAVMHGPKPRSHAFKLNKKVRRLGLKIALTARAAEGKLLVFEDLEVPTHKTKNIVNYVIEMENTKKLLVVDGGPINEKLKLATQNLHYVNLLPSIGLNVYSILQHDTLVMSRDAVNKIVERMHTPIKR; encoded by the exons TCTAGTCTTACCAGGCAGTCATTTCGAGCTTCTCATG ATTTGTATGGACACGTTTCTGGGGATTGCTTATTTTCTGCAGAATCCTCTAGCTTTATCAAG GGTGCAGTATCTTCCCTTGCTCACCGGAGGCTTTCGACATCCAATGTGACTTCTGAATCTACTGATGGATCATTTCCTTCTGATTTATTATCTGCAAAGAATGTGGTAACACCACAACGTGAGATAG GACTTTATCAGGACCTGGTAATTCCAGTGACAAATTTTCACAATGAGGACAAGGGTTTAATGGTTTTGGCTGGTGATGTTTTTGATGTCCCTATCAGGAAGGATATTATTCACCGTGTTGTGCGATGGCAGCTTGCAAAACGACAACAG GGAACACattcaacaaaaacaatcagTGAGGTTAGTGGGACCGGCAGAAAGCCATATAGACAAAAGGGCACTGGCCGAGCAAGACATGGAACGTTGCGTGGACCCCAG TTTAGAGGTGGTGCTGTTATGCATGGCCCTAAACCACGAAGTCAtgcttttaaattaaacaagaaggTGAGGCGTTTGGGACTGAAGATTGCTTTGACAGCTCGTGCAGCAGAAGGAAAG CTTCTGGTTTTTGAGGATTTGGAGGTGCCTACGCATAAAACCAAGAATATTGTGAACTATGTCATTGAAATGGAGAACACCAAGAAATTACTGGTGGTGGATGGTGGCCCCATTAATGAGAAGCTGAAGTTAGCAACACAGAATCTACATTATGTAAACTTACTACCGTCGATT GGTCTAAATGTGTATAGCATCCTGCAGCACGATACCTTGGTGATGTCCCGTGATGCCGTAAACAAAATTGTTGAGCGGATGCACACTCCAATCAAACGATGA
- the LOC18097327 gene encoding chromatin remodeling protein EBS, with protein sequence MAKTRPGGLISKPKTGKRDLDSYTIRGTTKVVRVGDCVMMRPSDTGRPSYVARIEGMEADSRNNVKVRVRWYYRPEESLGGRRQFHGAKELFLSDHYDVQSAHTIEGKCIVHSFKNYTKLENVGAEDYYCRFEYKAATGGFTPDRVAVYCKCEMPYNPDDLMVQCEGCKDWYHPACVDMTIEEAKKLDHFVCSECASDDDVKRSQNGFSVSSVTDVKVENKRRKR encoded by the exons ATGGCTAAAACCAGACCAGGAGGCCTCATCTCCAAGCCTAAAACAGGCAAGAGGGACCTTGACTCCTACACAATTCGCGGCACTACCAAAGTTGTCAGAG TGGGGGATTGTGTAATGATGAGACCATCTGATACTGGTAGGCCTTCATACGTGGCAAGAATTGAGGGGATGGAGGCTGACAGTAGAAACAATGTGAAGGTTAGAGTGAGATGGTACTATAGGCCAGAAGAGTCTTTAGGAGGGCGCAGGCAGTTTCATGGAGCGAAAGAGTTGTTCTTATCAGATCATTATGATGTGCAAAGTGCTCACACTATTGAAGGGAAGTGTATAGTTCACTCTTTTAAGAACTATACCAAGCTTGAAAATGTTGGAGCTGAGGATTATTATTGTAGGTTTGAGTATAAGGCTGCTACTGGAGGTTTCACACCGGACCGTGTTGCTGT GTATTGCAAATGTGAGATGCCATATAACCCAGATGATCTTATGGTGCAATGTGAGGGTTGCAAGGACTG GTATCATCCTGCTTGTGTGGACATGACAATTGAAGAGGCAAAAAAATTGGATCACTTTGTGTGTTCTGAATGTGCATCTGATGATGATGTCAAAAGATCACAAAATGGGTTTTCAGTGTCATCAGTTACTGATGTCAAG